In Desulfonatronovibrio magnus, a genomic segment contains:
- a CDS encoding type II toxin-antitoxin system Phd/YefM family antitoxin yields the protein MSKTMTSREFNQYAGQAKKAAELEPVIITDREKPCHVLISIEEYHSLIRKEENIADLLSMPGSEDIELAIPRMEDLPQTADLK from the coding sequence ATGAGTAAAACAATGACCAGCCGGGAATTTAATCAATATGCAGGTCAAGCCAAAAAGGCAGCCGAGTTGGAGCCAGTAATCATTACAGATCGGGAAAAACCTTGTCATGTGCTGATTAGCATAGAGGAATACCACAGCCTGATCAGGAAAGAGGAGAACATTGCAGATTTATTGAGTATGCCCGGTTCTGAGGATATTGAACTGGCGATACCCAGGATGGAAGATCTTCCTCAAACAGCGGATTTAAAATAA
- a CDS encoding type II toxin-antitoxin system PemK/MazF family toxin codes for MGLSSRVGEIVFFDFPYTNARGSKVRPAIIVHDHGEHGSTSDITVAYMTTEVDSYAFSPHAVLIEQQDLAFGTLKVTSVVRTDKLITIAPSICRRIQGNLVRLVGLRGFML; via the coding sequence TTGGGCTTAAGTAGCAGGGTTGGAGAAATAGTGTTTTTTGACTTTCCCTACACTAATGCGAGAGGATCCAAGGTTCGCCCGGCGATTATTGTGCACGACCATGGGGAGCATGGCAGCACTTCAGACATCACTGTTGCCTATATGACCACTGAGGTGGACAGTTATGCATTCAGCCCTCACGCTGTACTTATTGAGCAGCAGGACCTGGCGTTCGGTACACTGAAAGTGACAAGCGTTGTCCGTACAGACAAACTTATTACGATTGCCCCGTCAATCTGCAGAAGGATACAAGGAAATTTAGTTCGGTTGGTGGGGTTGAGGGGGTTTATGCTATGA